In a single window of the Lusitaniella coriacea LEGE 07157 genome:
- a CDS encoding AAA family ATPase: MAAEPPEIWVIGGSNGSGKTTFALNIFPNLGNIEFINADIIAAQLNPDNPDAVAIQASRMMLERLKSRASTKQGFAFETTLAARSVLVSVPLRFAPTRGLTALPLS, translated from the coding sequence ATGGCAGCAGAACCACCAGAGATATGGGTAATAGGGGGTTCTAACGGCTCTGGTAAGACGACTTTCGCCTTAAATATCTTTCCCAATCTGGGCAATATTGAATTCATCAACGCTGACATAATCGCAGCCCAATTAAACCCTGATAATCCCGATGCGGTGGCAATTCAAGCTAGTAGAATGATGCTAGAAAGATTGAAAAGTAGAGCTTCGACAAAACAAGGTTTTGCCTTTGAAACCACATTAGCAGCCCGTTCTGTCTTGGTCAGCGTTCCCTTGCGTTTTGCGCCGACGCGGGGTCTGACCGCTTTGCCCCTTTCCTGA
- a CDS encoding DMT family transporter has product MHPLKSPEKWHIALALVAGIFAISTSAIFIRLAIDAAGTRGVAFSLFLAASRLTLASLLLLPVGFRLKSQKISRQAVLFAVIAGACLALHFATWITSLSFTSIAASTTLVTTNPIWIALISWLWFGEKPTKIARIGIAIALCGGILIALGGGTADNTATNPLLGNVLALIGAWMVSLYILCGREAQRKGLGTGGYAIIAYSTSALLLFPFPLLFGSGYFNYPQPVYLYTILIALIPQLIGHTSLNWSVRWVSPIFISLAILFEPVGSSLLGFIFFKEIPGLPVLAGAAILLSGVATAIWGSR; this is encoded by the coding sequence ATGCACCCTCTCAAATCTCCAGAAAAATGGCACATTGCACTCGCTCTCGTTGCAGGGATTTTTGCCATTTCCACATCTGCGATTTTTATTCGCCTCGCCATTGATGCAGCCGGAACGCGCGGCGTTGCATTTAGCCTCTTTTTAGCGGCATCTCGCCTCACCCTTGCCTCCCTCTTATTACTTCCCGTCGGATTTCGCCTCAAATCCCAAAAGATTTCTCGCCAAGCCGTTCTTTTCGCAGTCATTGCAGGCGCGTGTCTCGCACTTCATTTTGCCACTTGGATTACTTCCCTCTCCTTCACCTCCATCGCTGCGTCCACAACCCTCGTAACAACCAATCCCATTTGGATTGCGCTGATTTCTTGGCTGTGGTTTGGAGAAAAACCCACAAAGATAGCTCGCATAGGTATCGCGATCGCGCTCTGTGGAGGTATTCTTATTGCATTAGGAGGGGGAACCGCCGATAATACCGCAACCAATCCCCTCCTCGGTAACGTCCTTGCCTTAATTGGCGCTTGGATGGTGAGTCTATACATTCTCTGCGGAAGAGAAGCACAGCGTAAAGGTTTAGGAACCGGAGGATATGCTATCATTGCGTATAGTACATCAGCACTATTACTGTTTCCCTTCCCCCTCCTATTTGGTTCTGGCTACTTCAACTATCCCCAACCCGTCTACCTCTACACCATTCTGATTGCACTGATTCCCCAACTTATCGGTCATACCAGCCTCAACTGGTCAGTTCGCTGGGTTTCGCCAATATTCATCTCCCTTGCCATTCTCTTTGAACCCGTCGGGTCGAGTCTATTAGGATTTATCTTTTTCAAAGAAATACCGGGACTCCCCGTCCTCGCAGGCGCAGCCATCCTTTTAAGCGGAGTCGCCACAGCCATTTGGGGTTCGCGGTAA
- the polA gene encoding DNA polymerase I, whose amino-acid sequence MTNTSSAPNPTPQQQPLLVIIDGHSLAFRSYFAFAKGRDGGLRTANGTPTNICFGFLKSLLQVMQAEHPQMLAVAFDLQEPTFRHKADATYKADRPEAPEDFAPDMKNLQRLLAALNLPVLTATGYEADDVLATLTKQGSEAGCRVKIASGDRDLFQLVDDGKKVSVLYFDKNAIRGSNIAGITEFDEEAVVQKLGIKPEQVVDYKALCGDKSDNIPGVRGIGEKTAVKLLIEYPTLGDIYQNIEKIKGANRKKLETGKDDAEKSQYLAQLRFDVPLNASLEACELKGFDAANVKPILEELELKQFLRQIDRIQEQFGGKETENSNITVEVADESLWFFSAEDTEKAEQAAQSLIEPQVIDTPEKLQELVQRLQQHTNFNNPVAWDTETTALDPFDAELVGLGCCWGDEVTDIAYIPVGHEEGTQLSKERVLNALRPILESEDYPKAFQNTKFDRLILRHQGINLSGVVFDTMLASYVLHPEQSHNLGDLSLRYLEGIESKSYKDLEIPKGKTIAYLPIPKAADYCGMDAYATFLLVEKLRAELASYPDLNNLLLEIEQPLEPALAEMEYRGIRIDIPYLNKLSQQLEKDLNKIEAQAYEDAGEEFNLGSPKQLSELLFEKLKLSRKKSRKIKTGYSTDHATLEKLQGDHPVIDRILEYRTLSKLKSTYVDAIPALTRPDTQRIHTNFNQTVTTTGRLSSSNPNLQNIPIRTEFSRQIRKAFLPKPGWQLIAADYSQIELRILAHLSQEPVLVEAYRNRQDVHTVTAQLLFEKETVTPDERRLGKTINFGVIYGMGAQRFAREAGVSSAEGKAFIDKYRDRYAKVFEYLESMKKTAIAQGYVTTLLERRRYFYFASSLKHELGKNPDSIDLEKFKKIGQGDSQLLRAAANAPIQGSSADIIKIATIKLHNLLQNYQTRLLLQVHDELVFEVPPDECEELTGKIQSIMEEAVSLSVPLVVEVRSGNNWMEAK is encoded by the coding sequence ATGACTAACACCTCTTCTGCACCTAACCCAACCCCCCAACAGCAACCCCTGCTTGTTATTATCGACGGACACTCCCTCGCTTTTCGTTCCTATTTCGCCTTCGCCAAAGGACGGGATGGGGGACTGCGTACCGCCAACGGAACACCCACCAATATCTGCTTCGGCTTTCTAAAATCCCTGCTTCAGGTTATGCAAGCAGAACACCCCCAAATGCTCGCGGTTGCTTTTGACCTACAGGAACCCACCTTCCGTCACAAAGCTGACGCTACCTACAAAGCAGACAGACCCGAAGCGCCGGAAGATTTTGCGCCAGACATGAAAAACTTGCAAAGATTGCTTGCAGCGCTAAATTTACCGGTTTTAACTGCTACGGGATACGAAGCGGATGATGTGTTAGCCACCCTAACCAAACAAGGAAGCGAGGCGGGATGTCGCGTCAAAATTGCTAGTGGAGATCGCGATTTATTTCAACTCGTTGATGATGGGAAAAAAGTTAGCGTTTTATATTTTGATAAAAATGCAATTCGAGGGTCAAATATTGCAGGAATCACTGAGTTTGATGAAGAAGCTGTTGTCCAGAAGCTAGGGATTAAACCCGAACAAGTGGTGGATTATAAAGCATTGTGTGGGGATAAATCCGATAATATTCCTGGGGTGCGCGGAATTGGTGAAAAAACTGCCGTAAAATTATTGATTGAATATCCAACCCTAGGAGACATTTATCAAAATATCGAGAAGATTAAAGGAGCGAATCGCAAAAAGCTGGAAACGGGAAAAGATGATGCAGAAAAGTCTCAATATCTAGCTCAATTGCGATTCGATGTTCCCCTAAACGCTTCTCTAGAAGCGTGTGAGTTAAAAGGATTCGATGCAGCGAATGTAAAACCGATACTCGAAGAACTCGAACTCAAGCAATTTTTGCGTCAAATCGATCGCATTCAAGAGCAATTTGGCGGGAAAGAGACAGAAAATTCAAATATCACTGTTGAAGTTGCAGACGAATCTCTATGGTTTTTTAGTGCAGAAGATACAGAAAAAGCAGAGCAAGCAGCGCAATCTTTAATTGAGCCACAAGTTATTGATACGCCTGAAAAGTTGCAGGAATTAGTTCAACGACTACAACAGCATACAAATTTCAATAATCCCGTTGCTTGGGATACAGAAACTACGGCGTTAGATCCCTTTGATGCAGAATTAGTCGGTTTGGGATGTTGTTGGGGAGATGAGGTTACAGATATTGCTTATATTCCTGTGGGTCATGAGGAAGGAACTCAACTTTCAAAGGAACGGGTTTTAAATGCACTGCGTCCGATTTTAGAAAGCGAGGACTATCCCAAAGCCTTTCAAAATACGAAATTCGATCGTTTGATTTTGCGACATCAAGGGATAAATCTTTCTGGCGTGGTTTTTGATACGATGCTTGCTAGTTATGTTTTGCATCCGGAACAAAGTCATAACTTGGGCGATTTATCTTTGCGCTATTTAGAGGGAATTGAATCCAAAAGCTATAAGGATTTAGAGATTCCTAAAGGCAAAACCATTGCGTACTTACCCATTCCCAAAGCTGCGGACTACTGCGGGATGGATGCTTACGCCACATTCCTCTTGGTTGAAAAGTTACGAGCAGAATTAGCTTCATACCCTGACTTAAATAACCTTCTGTTGGAAATCGAGCAACCTTTAGAACCCGCTTTAGCTGAGATGGAATATCGGGGAATTCGGATTGACATTCCCTATTTAAACAAACTTTCGCAGCAACTCGAAAAAGACTTGAATAAAATTGAAGCTCAAGCTTATGAAGATGCGGGAGAAGAATTCAATTTGGGCTCTCCCAAACAACTGAGCGAGTTACTTTTTGAAAAACTAAAACTAAGTCGCAAAAAATCGCGAAAAATCAAAACAGGCTATTCAACCGACCACGCAACCTTGGAAAAACTTCAAGGGGATCATCCTGTAATCGATCGCATTTTGGAGTATCGCACGCTGTCGAAATTAAAATCCACTTACGTCGATGCAATTCCCGCTTTAACTCGTCCCGATACCCAACGCATTCACACCAATTTCAATCAAACCGTCACCACAACGGGAAGACTCTCTTCTTCTAATCCCAATTTACAAAATATTCCCATCCGCACTGAATTTTCTAGGCAAATTCGCAAAGCCTTTTTACCCAAACCCGGTTGGCAATTAATCGCCGCAGACTACTCGCAAATCGAACTAAGAATTCTGGCTCATTTGAGTCAAGAACCCGTCCTCGTTGAAGCGTATCGCAATCGCCAAGACGTGCATACCGTCACCGCGCAACTGCTGTTTGAAAAAGAAACCGTTACTCCAGACGAACGCCGTTTGGGGAAAACGATCAATTTCGGTGTAATTTATGGCATGGGCGCACAGCGATTTGCACGGGAAGCGGGGGTGAGTAGTGCGGAAGGAAAAGCCTTTATTGATAAATACCGCGATCGCTATGCGAAAGTGTTCGAGTATTTAGAGAGTATGAAAAAAACCGCGATCGCGCAAGGATATGTCACCACTCTCCTGGAACGTCGCCGCTACTTCTATTTTGCCAGCAGCCTGAAACATGAGCTTGGAAAGAACCCCGACAGCATTGACCTCGAAAAGTTCAAAAAGATCGGTCAAGGAGACTCACAACTGCTCAGAGCCGCCGCAAACGCGCCAATTCAAGGCTCCAGTGCCGATATTATTAAAATCGCCACGATTAAACTCCACAATCTCCTCCAAAACTACCAAACTCGATTGTTGCTACAGGTTCACGATGAATTGGTTTTTGAAGTCCCTCCCGATGAGTGCGAAGAACTCACAGGAAAAATTCAATCGATTATGGAAGAAGCCGTATCTCTTTCCGTTCCCCTCGTGGTTGAAGTGCGTTCGGGGAATAATTGGATGGAAGCAAAATAG
- a CDS encoding restriction endonuclease subunit S, translated as MKDTALGEIAEFIRNGKSVKQTDGSGGLPITRIETISNGFINTQKFGFANLELQGNEDWLLNEGDILVSHINSTKHLGKCAIYQEHSGKIIHGMNLLNFRCKKDRAYPQYIFYALNSQRLKRQIPKITKNSVNQSSFTVTNFKQLVIPLSPLEEQKRIAAILDKADAVRQKRKEAIALTEELLRSTFLDMFGDPVTNPKGWEKVTFSQIVKGKMRNGLSPSSKGTYEGQVLTLSAITQGSFDISERKIANFDILPPKDKMLYKSDFLVCRGNGNINLVGCGRFPDDEYLNTMFPDTIIGVPIDYKIIDKNFLETLWNTPFIRRQIEKKARTTNGTYKINQTILSGIQLVLPPLKLQAQFSSVYQALKAMNRKLRLSLSNDLFDSLLQKAFRGEL; from the coding sequence ATGAAAGATACAGCTCTAGGCGAAATTGCTGAATTTATTAGGAATGGGAAGTCAGTAAAGCAGACGGATGGCTCAGGAGGTCTGCCCATCACAAGAATTGAAACTATTTCAAACGGATTTATCAATACTCAAAAGTTTGGTTTTGCCAATCTTGAGCTTCAGGGTAACGAAGACTGGTTATTAAATGAAGGGGATATTTTAGTCAGTCACATAAATAGCACAAAACATTTAGGTAAGTGTGCTATTTATCAAGAGCATTCTGGAAAAATTATTCACGGAATGAACTTATTGAATTTTCGATGTAAGAAAGACAGAGCATATCCTCAATATATTTTCTACGCATTGAATTCTCAAAGACTAAAGCGACAGATTCCAAAGATTACTAAGAATTCGGTTAATCAGTCTAGTTTTACTGTCACAAATTTCAAGCAACTTGTAATCCCTCTTTCTCCCCTTGAAGAACAAAAGCGTATAGCTGCGATTCTAGATAAAGCTGATGCTGTCCGACAGAAGCGCAAAGAAGCGATCGCCCTAACTGAAGAACTCTTGCGATCGACCTTCCTCGATATGTTCGGCGACCCTGTTACTAATCCGAAGGGATGGGAAAAGGTTACTTTTTCTCAGATTGTAAAAGGAAAAATGAGAAATGGGCTGTCGCCATCGTCAAAGGGTACTTATGAAGGTCAGGTACTTACTCTTTCAGCAATTACACAAGGAAGCTTTGATATTTCAGAGAGGAAGATTGCCAACTTTGATATTCTTCCCCCTAAAGACAAGATGTTATATAAGTCTGATTTCTTAGTTTGCCGTGGTAATGGAAATATAAATCTGGTTGGTTGTGGGCGTTTCCCTGATGATGAATATCTTAATACCATGTTTCCAGACACCATCATTGGCGTTCCTATTGATTACAAAATAATTGATAAAAATTTTCTTGAGACTCTCTGGAATACCCCGTTTATCCGTCGCCAAATCGAAAAAAAGGCTAGAACTACCAATGGCACGTATAAAATCAATCAGACGATTCTTAGCGGAATACAGCTTGTTTTACCACCGCTAAAACTACAAGCACAATTTTCGTCTGTTTATCAAGCTTTGAAGGCAATGAATAGAAAATTAAGACTTTCACTATCTAATGATCTTTTCGATTCTCTATTACAAAAAGCCTTTCGAGGGGAACTGTAG
- a CDS encoding type I restriction-modification system subunit M, which yields MTITGEIKSKVDKLWTTFWNNGISNPLSVIEQISYLLFIKRLDDLELLKERKAQRLGKPIKDSIFSDEQQTLRWSHFKNLSDADKMLRIVRDEAFPFIKNLGGTQIETAYARHMKDAVFLIASPALLTNVVSQIEQIPMEDRDTKGDLYEYMLSKLTTAGTNGQFRTPRHIIKMMVELMNPGAREIICDPACGTGGFLVAAAEYLRNLKDSSGNSILNAPGNREHFNSKMFHGFDFDGTMLRIGSMNLMLHGIDDPKIEARDSISEDYSGISEAFTMILANPPFKGSVEKSTIAKDLTKVVSTTKTELLFLPLFLRLLKIGGQAAVIVPDGVLFGSSKAHKTIRKTLIENHKLDGVISMPSGVFKPYAGVSTAVIIFTKVGVEKDGTDYVWFYDMKADGLSLDDKRQPIEDNDILDLLEKWHNRDPKQESDRKAKAFFVPKKEIEAEGYDLSINRYKEIEYEEVEYDPPNVILGKLRSLENEIRADLDALEGMLG from the coding sequence ATGACGATTACGGGAGAGATTAAGTCTAAGGTAGACAAACTTTGGACTACTTTTTGGAACAATGGCATCAGTAACCCTCTCTCCGTGATAGAACAAATCTCTTATCTACTCTTCATCAAGCGTTTGGACGACCTGGAACTACTCAAAGAAAGGAAAGCGCAGAGATTAGGAAAGCCAATTAAAGACAGTATTTTTTCAGACGAGCAGCAAACCCTTCGCTGGTCGCACTTCAAAAACCTCAGCGATGCGGACAAGATGCTGCGGATTGTTCGCGATGAAGCCTTTCCCTTTATTAAGAATTTGGGCGGTACGCAGATAGAAACAGCTTACGCCCGTCATATGAAGGATGCAGTATTTTTAATTGCCAGTCCTGCCCTACTAACTAATGTAGTATCGCAGATCGAGCAGATTCCAATGGAGGATCGGGATACCAAGGGCGACCTTTATGAATATATGCTCTCGAAGCTGACCACCGCAGGAACTAACGGACAGTTTAGAACTCCTCGCCACATCATTAAGATGATGGTGGAATTGATGAACCCAGGAGCGAGAGAAATCATCTGCGACCCTGCCTGTGGTACGGGTGGGTTTTTAGTAGCTGCTGCGGAGTATTTACGAAATTTAAAAGATAGTAGTGGTAATTCGATCTTAAATGCCCCAGGCAACCGCGAACACTTTAACAGCAAGATGTTTCACGGCTTCGATTTTGACGGGACAATGTTACGCATTGGTAGTATGAACTTGATGCTACACGGCATTGATGACCCAAAGATTGAGGCGAGAGATTCGATATCAGAAGACTACTCAGGTATCTCTGAAGCCTTCACCATGATTCTGGCAAACCCGCCGTTTAAGGGTTCGGTGGAGAAATCTACTATTGCCAAAGACCTGACCAAAGTTGTTTCTACCACCAAAACAGAACTGTTATTCCTTCCCCTATTCCTACGACTGCTAAAGATTGGCGGACAGGCTGCGGTTATCGTTCCCGATGGAGTGCTATTTGGTTCTTCCAAGGCACATAAAACTATTCGTAAAACCCTGATTGAAAATCACAAACTAGATGGGGTGATATCCATGCCTTCGGGGGTTTTTAAGCCCTATGCGGGAGTATCAACGGCGGTAATTATCTTTACCAAGGTGGGAGTAGAAAAAGACGGTACGGATTACGTTTGGTTCTATGACATGAAGGCTGATGGTTTATCCCTGGATGATAAACGGCAACCTATTGAAGATAATGACATTCTCGATCTGCTGGAGAAATGGCATAACCGCGACCCCAAACAGGAATCAGATCGTAAGGCAAAGGCGTTTTTTGTTCCTAAGAAGGAGATTGAAGCAGAAGGTTACGACCTCTCAATCAACCGCTACAAAGAGATTGAGTATGAGGAAGTGGAGTATGACCCGCCCAATGTGATTTTAGGCAAACTTAGATCCTTAGAGAATGAGATTAGAGCCGATCTTGATGCTTTGGAGGGGATGTTGGGATGA